ATTGAGTACACTTGCAAGAGTAAAaaccaccccctcaccccccctggtCCCTTACTGCTTTGGTCCCAGGTGTGGTAGAGCCCACCCCCAGGACATGGGGCTCCGGCTGCTCTCCGCCTGTTGACTGGGTGCTCCGTTCTCTTCATTAGAAGAGccctttttctttcttcaagTTGATCTGCTTCCAGCTGGGAAGAGCAGCAAATTCCTCCCTCCTGATTCCAAACACTGCCACAAAGTCACTTTCGGAGAGGTAATTCTGGCAGAGAAAACGCCGGGCAGATTAGCGGGGGGGGCGGGACGGCAGTGTGTGCAGTGGCCTTGAGATGGTCATTTTGGAACCTAAGGGGGCACAACTAGGTAGGAAGGGAGGCCAGGCTGCTTTTCTGTAGAGCCAAaggggtgctgggctgggactcTGCCTCCAGCAGCGGAAAGCTGAGTGGCTCTGTGGAGATGCCAGGGCTGCCCACAAAAGCTCACCCTGGTTACAGTATGCAGGGAAGCCGGGGGTGCACACTAGACACTTACTAAGAGGAGACAGAAATTCATTGACTCAATGGAAGCCCAACAACCTGTGGAACAGCCCAGTGCCGGGAGGTAGCAAGAGCCAGTGCAGGGGGTAGAACAGCAGAACTTCCCCCCAGGCCTCTCTAATAAAccctcagctcctcctccagcgTGCTGTCGGAGGGAGGAAAGCTTTTCAAAAACCTTCCGCATTAGTGAGCCAGGGCCGGATTCCCAAAGAGGTTTAGGTgcttgttgaaatcagtgggagttggggggcTAAATCCCTGCAGGATCTGAGCCCAAGCACCTGGTCCCCAAAGCTCACCTCTTTCTTGGCAGGGTCTACATCTCCTGGCAGTTCCTCCTGGTTAGTTAGCACTTCTAGAGGGTAGAACTGAGCCACGCCACCACTGTgggccccagagctgggggagagagcTGTCCCGTTCAGATCCTACGCAGTGCGGGTGGAAGGAGAAACACCCCAGAGCATGTCAAGTTGTTTTAGTGCAGGAGAGACATGCCcctctctgctgagcctttgctcctaagtcagttagggGGCTGCATGAAGGAGCCCCGGCTACTGTTCGTAAAAGGTCCAGCTGTTATTGCTGGGATCCCTTGCATTGCATTCAGCCTCCCTGCAGGTTCCCTTACAGTTTCATGTAGCTACAAGATCCCAAATCACCTGTGCCCAGAAATGGGCTAGTTTTGctatgcactgttaaacagctgttgtGTTCTACCCCAGGGGTGGCTACATTTCTCTGGCAGGGAAAAGCATGCCTATATGTGCCCTTTGCAGTGTGCTTTGGGCTCTCTAGGTGGAAGGTGCTAGGTAAACTTAGTAGATTGTTGCTTCAACGCTCCATCTGAACACAGCAGTTTGTCTAGGCGCTTAAGTGGCTGATTTGTAGAAGCTGTGAGGAGATTAACGGGCATGGCAGGTGCTCAGCGCTTTAGCCGGGCAGGTGGCCTAGCTATAAGTTGTAAGTATGGGCCCAGTGGGGCAATGAGAGCCCATATAGGGGAGTAGCAGTGTGCAGATTCTCAAGTGTTTGCCTCCCCCGAGGGCTAGACACCCCCTAACCTGGCAGGAGGTGACATGTCCCACCCCACGCTCTGCAGCAGGGGGAAACGGGTGGTCAGTTTGCTTTCTGGAATTCATCCCTGTCTTTGGCCACCTGAGCCGAATCCCACCCAGTTCCGGCCACCTCCCTACACCACAAACACAACTCACAGCTGTGATCCTGACAATGGCACAAGCATCTCCCAGCTCCTCCTTCAGCTGCTCGTAAGTCTTCCCTTCCTGGAAGGACACAGAAAGCTGAGAACCCCACAGCTCGCCCCTTAGCCACAGTTATAACAGGGTGGGTGGAGTCTTGCCCTGTTCACAGGGAGGTGCCCCAAGTGGGTGCTGGACTGCCCAGCTCTTACCATACCAGAGcctggagcacctgcagtcagcATGAGGATGCAActagaggaggagagaggggctTGAGTGAATCCCTTGTCATCGAgactccaaagccagaagggaccattgtgatagtCTGACCTGTGACAGGCCAgaaaactgccccaaaataattcctagagctgaTCATTCAAAAAAACgtccaagcttgatttaaaaactgtcagtgaaGGAGACTCCACCGTGACCCTGGGGAAatggttccagtggttaattattctcagcaTTAAAAGCTTacgccttatttcctgtctgaacatgtctagcttcagcttccagccagggGATCaagttctgcctttctctgctagagggAAGAGCCTATTGTTAAATATTCGTTCCCCATGTCGGTACTTACGGATGgtgctaaatagattgagctctttgagtctatcactataaggcaggtttctaatcctttagtcgttcacgtggctcttctctgccccatctccaatttatcaacatccttcttgaattgtgggcaccagaacaggacacaggattccagctgttggttgcaccagtgcccaaTATGGAGGCAAAATAATCTCTCTCCTCCAACTCAAGATTCACCTGGTTATACAACCCAGGATCGCTTTagatcttttggccacagcaacacactgggagcttgtgttcagctgattgtccatcATGCTCCCCAGGAGAGATCCCCCCATGCCATAGGGATGGcctactttctttgttcctagatatttacatttagctgtattaaaacacttGATGTTTGCTCGCACTCAGTTGACCAAGCGCTCTCGGCCCAGCTCTTCTCTGGCCCAGCCTTACTCCTTGGGCTGCCTCAACTTTCTCCTCCCGTCTTTACATTTTCCATTGGTCCCATGCAAGTGAGAGGAGAGATGAAACTGAGGACTTGAGGGTGGCAATCAGCCCGAAGGCAGCTAGGCCCCCAGCCTCCTGGGAAAGGCAGTGGATACTGGGCAACTGACTCCCCTGTGTGCCTTCAGCAATCTCCCCCATTCGCTCCTTATCTGCAATCAAGATTTACCAGAAAAGCCCTCACTGGTCCCTGCTAGTCTAAGGATCAGTTGCATTTCCCCATCTGCTCGAGGCCAGACCCTGAGAGGCAGATGCCTCTGGACTGTGTGCTCTAATCCAGAGCGGCAGATGAGGATGATAAACCCTGCCCCGGCTGGATTCTCCCACCCACCTGCTGTGGCCAGGCTTCCACCTTGTTTATACTCACGCTCCATTTGTGTGGGTCCCAGGCTACAAACCACCCAGTGAAGTTGGGTGGCTCAAAGCCCTGCTTGACCACCAAGATGGGCGTGTCAGTGTCCCTCCCGCTGGGGTGGGTGCAAAGATATTCCTGAGCAGTGGCCAGCGCTGCTTCTTTCTCCATCGTGTTGGCATCCTTCCCAAGCCACAAGAAGACCTGCAAGGGGAAATGCAAATTGGCCAGGCACGGGAATGGGACTGGagcttaaggtcagaagggatggTTGTAATAACCTGGTCGACCTGAATAACAGAGGCCAAAGAACCTCAGCTGGGATTTGTGCATCAAGCCCAGAGCCTGGGATTGAGTTAGAGCTCATGGATTTCCTAGATCCAGGCCAGCAGAGGGACAGAAAGCACTCACCCCAGCACTCAAGAATGGGTGAATTGGGTGCTCATGAAACTGATAAGCCGGGGTAGCACAAACAGATGCTGTGTGTGCGGCCCCTTGATCCTGACCCACATCCCCTCGAGCCTGACCCATGGCCCCCTGCTCGTCCAGTCCTgggttgtcccccccccccccatatgcccctcaatcctgacccacagcccctctgCTAGTCCAGCTCCAAGTTCCCCAGGCAGCCAGTTCTACCAGGACCCCCTGACCTGTAGCCATCCCTCCGCTATCCTCCTTCTGGGCAACTCTCACACTGGGACCGCTGGTGTGTCTTAAATTAAGAAGGCCCCTGGAATACCCAAGTCCCAGGGATTTTGCTGGCTGATGGCAGATCCTGTTTGGGGCTGGGCAAGTGGGGAATCCGGTGGCTTTTGCTCTCCCAGCGCACCTGGTCCCATGTGTCGAGCAGCATCACGTCGCTTTCGCTCAGGTCATCCTGGCCGAAGTCGGTCACTTCCGTCACCACGAAGCGTCCCGTCTTGTTGGAGCATTCGAAGAGCCGGGGCGGGTGATCTGGGACTTCCTGCTGGAGCCTGCAACACACAGCTCTTTCAGCAACCCTCCCTGGCTGAGACTGTCAGTGCAACCCACTCTGTACCCTGGTACCTTTTGTCGCTGGCATAAGGGGCTTtgcctcccagcacttcccagaACGCTGCTGGCTCCTGCCCTTCGGCCACAGTTTCCTGTGTGCCCTCACAGATGGTTGCAGCCAGCTGCTTCGCCATTTCCCGCTCGTCCCCGCTGGAGCCCTGGCGGGCAAGGAGACAAGCTGGCATTCGCTGTCCGTGGCGCACAGCGACGGGGGAGGAACGCTTGCGGGGGGTTCACTTCCCGCTGGCTGCCCAGCCGGTGCCAGGCCGCCCCTTACCTTGCCGTACCACAGGTAGTGCTCGGCCTGGGTCTGGAGCAGGAAGACGTCGTTGGAGTTGAGTGACGAGGCAAACGCCGGGACTTCCACGGCTTTGGTGTTGGACTGGGCGGTTCCGTGGATCTGGAAGAGCCTTACGGGCGGTTCCGGTTCTTTGTTGCTTTTCCTGGATGTCCCAccctgagggggggagggggaactgagcCCTGGTGCCTGAGAAGGAGCCCCAATGGGGCCCCAGGAGAGAGAGCGGGGCCTAGGGGTTCCAGCTGGGTTAGGACCAGCACGGGTAGGGTCTGTGCTAGGGAAGAAGAGAGCTAAGGGGGGAACCTCATGCTGCAGAAGGTTTGGAGGGAGGACACAACAGCTGGGAATGGTGCTGGCTGAACCGGTGGCAGGAAGGAGGGATGGGAAACTCATCAGTGAAACgatccagccccagctcctgcacaGGAGAGTTATTGCTCCGGGGCCACTCTGCGTCTACCGCACTCCAGCaacaagggggggggagggatgggggtgggaggagagagtctATGCCCTGTAATTGAGACAGTGTGGAACAGACACCTGGGTCccgttcccagttctgccactgatctcctgcatgaccttgggcaagtccctttccCCCGGGccgtgcctccgtttcccctccCGCCCCTTGTCCGTTTTAGATAGTGCTTTTCAGGGTAAGGGCTGCCTCCAGCTCTGTGTTCATGCAGCCCCTGGCGCAAAGGGGCCCTGATCGTGGCCGTGGCCACGAATTGAAACCGCAACTGCCCTGGTGACTGGAAAATCCAGCCCAGCGTCTCCTGCCCCCGGCCTCcacttccccctgctcctgctggcGACGCCGTACCTCAAAGATGACCAGCTTCCCTTTGAAGATGGCCAGGAAGTGGCGCGGCTCCTTGCCCATGCTCACGCGCACCTGCACCGGCTCCCCCTTGAACTGCCGGTCCACTTCCACCGCCTGGTATGCGGAGGCAGCCAGCTCGTCCTGCGTGGCGTGGCGACCCTGGGCATGCACAGAGGGACCGGCTCGGAACGGCAGCCCGGAGGAGTCTCCGCACCTGCGGCCGAGGCAATGCCCCGTGAAGGGGAGACGGGGTAGAGGGTTCTGCCTACCTGCCAGAGGTACAGGATGTAGCGGGGCCGGTGGTTCACACCGTAGGTATAAAGCACCAGGTAGCAGTCTCCGCCGAAGAAGAAGCCATGCCACTGGTATTCCACCGGCTCCAGCTCCAGATTCTCGATCCTCCAGACCTAGAATGAGCGCAGCCGTGCCGGGAGTGAGATTAGCGCGAGTCATACCACTGGGCCGTTCAGGCAGCTGATCGGTCCATGCTGACCCCGTGACGAGGGCAGTCTTTGTAACAGGGCCGTTAAGAGCCGGTTTCCCCCCCTAGACTCAAACTGTTGCCCCATAGCATCGGGAGCTTTGTCAGGGAGCATCAGTCCAGTGGGAGGCCACCCCACGCCCCCATTCCCTGCAGAAAACTTGGAAAGGGAAGGGGGCTGTGGGAAATCGGCCAGATGCAGGACCCCCTTTGGCGCAGGAGCATGCACAAGGGGGGAGCAAGCAGGGGcattgcgccccccccccccatcagtggGGGTACAGAACTCCTCCGGGGTCAGGGCATGGAAAGCAagctcctccagcccagccagggcggGACGTGACAgctcctggggctgcagcagggagaaccAGATCGTCCGGCGCAGGGGAGAGCTAGGTCCACCGGCCACAGGGCCGCGGTGGGGAGAGCCAGCTCCTCCGGCCGCAGGGGGGCACACACAGCGCCCCTCCAGAAGTGGccaaatttttattcctgtgcacGCCCCTGCATTGGGGTCATTCAGAGGGTCTTTGATCAGCACCAGGGGCCCGAACAGGGCTGGACAGCTCAGCCCAGAGACGCCGCGAGCCACTTCCATGTGTCTTCCATGTGCAGCCAGTCCCGACGACTAAGGATTCCCAAGCTGCTTGCAGGTGCTGAACTCGCCTGCAGCTTGCCAGCTTGGGCATTGCAGCAGCCGTGAGGGCACCAGGCTGCCCCCCAGCGAGCGGAGGGGCCTGGATCCCCCTGtcccagcagagcaggggggGTTCTGCCAGAGACACCTGCACTGCCAGGGAAAGGGCAGAGGGGTCACCCAACAGAGCATTCGGCTTTAGTGCCCCGAGGCCGACTCACGGCTCCTACCTCCACCTTCCCTTCCCCGTTATCCACCATCCGCTCCTGGGCGGCCAGCTCGGGCCGGGTGTGCAGCAGCATGGCATCAAACTTCTCCTGGCTGACTTtggctgccaaaaaaaaaaaaaagcatcggGGTTTGGTCAACAGCCTAGGTGGAGAGAGGGGGGCAGCAGATGCGGGCATCAGGGCTGCAGCGGTCAACGTGTATCCCATACCCTACAGCATCTACCCCCGTACGCTGTGTCCCTGTACCCTGGGGAAGGCCTCGGCATGGGGGGTAGGGGGCTAGCTTAGGAAATAAGCAGACCAGCTGTGTGCCCCACATCTCCCTGCAGACAGATCGGCGGCCGCACCCTGCAAGCTCCAGGAGAGAGGAGGCTCTTCTTACCCGTTTTGCCAGCGCTGTAGGCTTTGCCCAGCCCCACCGTCTGGTCCCGGACGGTCCATGTCTGGAACAGCTGCTTGAACATGGCGGATTCGGCACCATCGTTCACCGTCTCCACGTTGGTGCCGCAGGGGTAGCCCTTCATGTTGATGAACTCCTGCCAGGCCAGGGGCGGAAACGGCAAGGAGCCCGGTCAGTGGTGCGACCCGGATGCCCCGCAAGAGGCCCCCACCCTCTGGCAGCATGGAGTCAGGAATCCAGCTTTCACTCCAGGCCCCCAACTTGGCCCTGGTCCAGATcggctcctccccatccctgcacgTGCATCACTGTTAGTGAGACTCCCTCGCCCCCCACCTCTGTCCTACCAGAGCTTTGTCcatggccgttcgcctctctgccTTGgaagcccccttccccttccagaCATAGATCTTGGTCCCGGCATGATCCAGGATGTAGCAGTCCTGGGGAGGAAAAGGTCAAACCACTTCCTGGGGCTGCTGATTGGCCTCATGCCATGCTCCTCTGCCTGGCCCTGTAAGGCGCGAATGGGGGGGTTGGGGCTTAAAATGGGGCAAAAGGGATCCAATCAGGGTGCCGTAGAAAGGGTGGGGGGATTTTGCAATGCACCACTTGCCGGTTCGGGAActtcccagaccaccccccaGTGCTCAGTCCTGCCCCGGATTGAAGGAGTCGTGGgagttgccagactggatcagccTCAGCATCCGGCCAGCCCCGTCTCCTGTCCCTGACGGCGGCCAGCGCCAGAGGAAGGCGCAAGGAGCCAGCAGCTGCGGGATAATCCGTCCCCTCCGGTCTCAGAGTTAGAGCCATCCTGCAAAGAGGGCTCTAGACGGCTGGCTCTGGCGCCCTgggggagccaggcagagccgggcAGGCGGAGGAGGAGCTCTGGGTGAAGTGCAGCGGCGGGAGCAAAGCCCCAGGGCACAGAGGTGGATTTTAAATGGCACCTGGTGAAAGCCCTGATGATGCACAGCGGCCCCCGTCTTTCACTCACGTCATGGCTCAACAGCTCCTGCACCAGCGGCCTTGCGGCCTCTTCCAGCACCTGCATTTTCCCTCCGGAGTCTGAGACACTAGAGAAAGGAGAGGGGTGGATTTATTCCCAGGGgcgctggggatgtgggggggttcagggcccaGGAGGGGAGCAGACACCAGGGCAAGCCGATGGGAATGTTCCCTGGTCTCTGGGACAGTTTCCACCTGCTCCCCTTTCTACAGGTCTCTCGGGCACGGGGCCGTCAGGGCCCATCCCAGCGATGCTGCAGCAAATCTAGGAGCCACCAGGCACAAGGAGACCGGCTTGGTTTGGGAATTGGCCAGccgtgctgggagcaggggtgcCGTCCCTGGAGGAAGATCCCCGAGGAACAAAACCCAGCTGGCTCCGTTGCACTTGGATCAGTCTAAGCCTGCATGGGAGATGCGGATTAGCGAGGGATGGGGAGTGAGGCCCGGCAAATGCCAGTGAGATGCGGAAGCCTCTGTGTgatgtgcccccccacccccactcgctGCTTTGCACTGCACCCCGCTTACCGATAGAGCAGGACAGTGGTCTTCTGCTGCTGGTCCACCACCTCGTCCGGGGTGCTGGGTTTGATCTTCCGTGGCCTGTCTCCAAGCACGCTCTGCAGCACCGTTGTCAGCTCCAGGCTGGCTCCCTCCTGGTCGCCGTCCACCACCCCGATCTCTGCCCGCCCCCCACGCTCCCGGTCGCGGATGTCTTTGGCCAGGAGCATGGCCTGGACGAGACCCCCCAAGAAAACGATCATCGGCTCCCTGCAGGGTGCTGGGCAAAGGCAccaggcaccccccccccccacccgagaGCCTGTGCTGTCTGAAAAGGCAGGACGGACAGATACGGAGGGGACAGGTGAAGGGCTTATCACAGGCTGATGACAAACACAGCCCGGCACCCCGCACGCTCACCTGGTCTGGAGAGAGGAACCAGCGCTCGCCAAATGCCCTTCCTGGGTATCGGACAGAGCATGCCCACCTCTAGCGTGCTGGTTCCAAGCCAGCCCAGTagggccagggagtggggtccagggccTTTCCCTTCTAGGGCGCTGGTTCCGGTCCAGAtccagggggaggggaatgctCCAAACTTCTCTTCCCTACAGCGGCGGGAGTAATGGGAATGgcaggcggggcggggcaggTCCGGCAGGGTTCCTACCTTCAGCCGCTCCCTGGTGTTGCTCTCGGGGCCGTTCCACTGAATAATGACCTTCCCCAGGTCCAGCAGGAACACGTCCCCCAGGTTAAAACTGTCCCAGCTCATCTCCACCTGCGCCCGGGGGCACGGAGAAGAGGCCGTGAGGGGGCTggcacagcggtgggggcaggaAGCCATGCTGGTGCCAGGGGAAGCGGGAGGACCGAGCAGCAGTGGCCGTAGTGGAAGTAGAGTGGGAAGGGCAGCCACGGGCAGGGGGGCAGCCGCCATGCGGGGGGAATCGGGAGGACGGAGGCAGGGACCACGccagcagcagggtgggaaggcagcTGGCGCACCGGGGGCATGGGGCGGGCAGAGCGTTGGCTGTGCCAGGAAGGCAGTGGCTACGCTGGCCCCAGGGAACCGGGCTGGGGGCGAAGGGAGGCTGCCTTgccgtagggcaggcgggggcccAGGCCAGGGGCGGGAGTGCCCGAGCCCAGGCTCACCTCGGTGGCCGCGATGTTCCGTCTCCCCTTGACGTGCAGCAGGCGCCGGACGTTGTAGACGTTGGTCTCCACGTGCGTCATCCCCGAGGCCACCCCGCCCTTCTTgtagctgggggagaggggtgggggaagggtgagcgcccagagcagggaagggggggcctgggCCAACCcggcagggaggaaggggagacacgCACGGGGGCCGCCAGGACCCTCCTCACCCTGGCAAACACAGCCCcatcaccccccagccccagaaggTGCTGCGGGCACAGCTCCTTGCAATGCTTGCAGGCTGATGTCCcccccgggggggctggggaCGGCCTGTAGGCCACACGCCCCGGATGTCCcccccgggggggctggggaCGGCCTGTAGGCCACACGCCCCGGATGgccccccccgggggggctggggaCGGCCTGTAGGCCACACGCCCCGGATGGCCCCCCCCGGGGGTCTGGGGACGGCCTGTAGGCCACACGCCCCGGATGTGCCCGcgtgggggctggctggggtgggcagccagagccccatggAGGGACAGGATCTCACTCCAAGCAGGAGGGTTGGTGGGTCAGGCCCACCGGGACCAGGGCCCCTCAGCCTCCTACTCACATGATGCCCTGCTTGAAGTAGCCTTTGAAGAGGTCCGACTCGTGGCACTGCACCTCCCGGTGCTGCACGGGGCCCCCACCCAGGTAGTCGTCCAGCTGGGTGGTGTAGATGGCGGCGCAGCCCTGCTTGTCCCATGAGGAGCCCTTCCCGACCCAGCAATGGATGTTGTGGGCCAGGACGCTGCCCGAGCGCCGGGTCTGCAGCAGGGACAGACCTCGAGGAGTGACCCAGCCTCTGCCCCGCTGATCCCGCAGCGGGACTGCCGGGGGCTAGGTGCTCCCGGATCCCAGCTGGCAAATGCTGCCCCGCTCCACTgcatggaggagggagggaatttCTTCCTGACACCCTGCCCCTCTACAACTGGGGATCAGTTTGTCAGTGCCTGCCCGGAAGCCGAAACAGAGAAGCCCTCCTTGCTGTATCCTCACTCACGCCGCTAATCTTAACTGGAACGATTGCCTCCAAATCatgtggcagggagtcccacaggcTAACAGGACACCATGCAGAGCATTTTCTTTTGTCAGGCTTAAACCCACTGCTGTTGCTTTTGCCTTTCGTCAGtgctatctccccccccccctttctacTGCTCTTCCAAGACAgacgggggggtggagggaggaaatgGAAGAGATCAGCTTTGGAAAGCAGCCTCCCCGAGCTGCTTGTCTGTCCCACACCCGCCGGGATTAAAGCAAAGCAAGGGGCCCTGGGGTGAGTACCGGATGCTTCACTCCCAGCACCACGCGTCACCCTTTGGAGCCAATTCTACCACCAGCACCTGGAGCAAGTCCCAGCAGGTCGGTGGCTTGGGGGGTTAATGAGCCCACCCCACCAGCAGGGGTtgctgcagccctgggggcaCTCACCGAGAGGAGGACGTAGCAGTCGCCCTCATAGAAATTGCCATGGGATTTCGGAGGCACCTGCACCAGGTCCATTTTCTGGGGGGAGGCAGAAGTGCATTGAGACCAGCGCAGCCTCCCCCTTGTCCTGGCATCAGCCATGGGGCACACAACAGTCATCCCCCTGCAGAGCgtccctcacctcccccccacccccggagcagcTCAGCCAAAATGGTGCATTGGGTGCGTTCTGGCCCAAGGGGAAAAGCACCGCGCCCAGCCAAACTCTCCCCAGCGGGCCGGCCAGAGCCGAGGTCCCCcagacagggcagggctggcaaaAGGAAGAACCAGGAGGGAGGAAGCCAGCTGGGCCTTTGGGGATCTGGACAGAAGCCTAGGGAGTCGGGGGTGAGCTTTGGCCTGCTGATCAGCaaccatgcagccacctctggggggtGGAATGACAGCTGGTTATGGAAGTCCTGCACATCCACCgctggaatgcagccacctctggggaggggcgACAACTATTTATAGGGGTAGCCCATCTACGCCACTGGATTCAGCCATCTCTGTGGtgggagagtggcagctgtttatGGAAGTACTGCACATCCACCACTGGACTGTATCCTCCCCTGGGGAGGGGCGTGGCAGCTGTttagctgcagctcacttcatcggatgcatcacgaaagctgatgcacaaataaattggttagtctctaaggtgccgccagtcctccctttcttttagcATAAAGAGCTAGAGTTGGAATTAGGCCAGGgcaccacaccccagcccccatgAAAGGGCCGTGGGAAAAGACGAGTGGCCCACTGGAAGTACTCGCCAGCCAACTGCCCATATCCCTTCTGCACCCTGGAGGTCTCCCAGCCAAGTCCTAGTTACCAGGCCAGACACTGCTTAGCTTGCAAGCTCCAAGGGGATCCCAGCCCAAGGCGGGAGACGCGCCCCACTTACCTCAACCCTCCAGATGAGGAGGCCGGGCATGTTGTTAACCGCCTTGAAAGCACTGCTCAGAGCCATCGCACCCCGCGCCGGGGACTCACCGGGGAGCTGCCAGGCAAGAGGAGACAGTCAGCCCAGAGGAGCAGCCCACCCCCGACACTCCTGCCTGAGAACAGCCGCACACGTCCCAGCTGAGCGAGGCAGAGGTGTAAAAAGCTTCTGCAAAAGCTTTGCCCAGAAGCTGCAtgctttgggaggggagggaattaaAGGGGTGAAGCGAGGGGATGTGGGGTAGGGGATCCCCCAAATCGCACGAGATGGAACCCAAGcagctcagcagggggcactctctGGATGAGACACCCACCCCCTGGCCCCTCGCCCCCACGCACACACCCAGGGCCAGGAGAGGTGGAAGTTCGTCGTGGGTGGCACGTGCAGGGTGAATCAGGAGCCAACGCCCAGGGagaagctcccccccccccgcccccacgtgTCTCACAGCACTGGGGATCTGCCCCGCCCCACATCTCAGGGGCTCACCCCTGCAGgtgtcccacccctccctccagccagtGATGCTAGAGGCTGGTGCCTGGGATTTGGGGCTTTTCCTTGGAGCCACAGCTCACCAGCTCCTCAGGATAATTCCCCCGAGTCACGCCAG
The DNA window shown above is from Caretta caretta isolate rCarCar2 chromosome 20, rCarCar1.hap1, whole genome shotgun sequence and carries:
- the AVIL gene encoding advillin — translated: MALSSAFKAVNNMPGLLIWRVEKMDLVQVPPKSHGNFYEGDCYVLLSTRRSGSVLAHNIHCWVGKGSSWDKQGCAAIYTTQLDDYLGGGPVQHREVQCHESDLFKGYFKQGIIYKKGGVASGMTHVETNVYNVRRLLHVKGRRNIAATEVEMSWDSFNLGDVFLLDLGKVIIQWNGPESNTRERLKAMLLAKDIRDRERGGRAEIGVVDGDQEGASLELTTVLQSVLGDRPRKIKPSTPDEVVDQQQKTTVLLYRVSDSGGKMQVLEEAARPLVQELLSHDDCYILDHAGTKIYVWKGKGASKAERRTAMDKALEFINMKGYPCGTNVETVNDGAESAMFKQLFQTWTVRDQTVGLGKAYSAGKTAKVSQEKFDAMLLHTRPELAAQERMVDNGEGKVEVWRIENLELEPVEYQWHGFFFGGDCYLVLYTYGVNHRPRYILYLWQGRHATQDELAASAYQAVEVDRQFKGEPVQVRVSMGKEPRHFLAIFKGKLVIFEGGTSRKSNKEPEPPVRLFQIHGTAQSNTKAVEVPAFASSLNSNDVFLLQTQAEHYLWYGKGSSGDEREMAKQLAATICEGTQETVAEGQEPAAFWEVLGGKAPYASDKRLQQEVPDHPPRLFECSNKTGRFVVTEVTDFGQDDLSESDVMLLDTWDQVFLWLGKDANTMEKEAALATAQEYLCTHPSGRDTDTPILVVKQGFEPPNFTGWFVAWDPHKWSEGKTYEQLKEELGDACAIVRITADLNGTALSPSSGAHSGGVAQFYPLEVLTNQEELPGDVDPAKKENYLSESDFVAVFGIRREEFAALPSWKQINLKKEKGLF